From the genome of Phoenix dactylifera cultivar Barhee BC4 chromosome 5, palm_55x_up_171113_PBpolish2nd_filt_p, whole genome shotgun sequence:
ACAGAAGCCGTGGTCAGGGCTCCAATTCCTGAATATTTGGTTCTAAAACTTTACCATGACTTCCACAAAGATTATTGAATACTTGTTATGGTTAACATTGTATGGGTAAATTAATTATGAGACAGGAAAGATAATGTAAACCCATGTTTCGGTCAGAGAATGACTTATGAACATATGTAAGCTCAGGTCTAAAATGATTAACACGAGAATACTACAAGAAACTCTAGTCATTTTATTCCATACATCTATACAGTATTGCGtcattattttctctctctctctctctctctctctctctctctctctctctttttcttttttttttttttggggggggggtgcAATTCTTGTCTCTTACTTTTCATCATCCACAGGGATACAGCTGGGCAGGAGAGATTTAGGAGCCTAATTCCGAGCTACATTCGAGACTCCTCTGTTGCGGTCATTGTATATGATGTCTCAAGTATGCTTCCTACTCTAATGCATTTACAAGATTCATTTACGTTTTAGGCAAATTTGTCTCATAAAATCTAGAATTTCCATTTCCAATGTCTAAATTATCTTGGGCAGTGTAGGTTAGTTTCCTCTGATTTCAAAATGCTTAACAACCCATGTTAACAAATTTCATACGTAAGATGAGAGCGTACATTCTGTCCTCCTATAGGTATACATTATATTCTGTATTGCACATGGGAACTTTTAACTGATTacttctttttcttaaaaaaattgcaGGCCGGCAGTCTTTCCTAAATACTTCAAAGTGGATTGAGGAGGTTCGCTCGGAGAGGGGTAGTGATGTTATCATTGTCCTTGTTGGGAACAAAACTGACCTTGTTGACAAGAGGTAATCAGTGATTATCTTgttatatgtttacttgagttGATGATCTTTTCAACTTGCTACAGCTAGGTtttgatttttctcttttttctccctTGCTTTTTTTTAACATTATTATAGGTTCGTTCAACAAGGGAATCTAGGAGAGTGAGAAGACTAATCGAATAATCATTTGATGGTCATAGAATTGATAAAGGGATTTTAGAATTATCTGGACATTAAAAATAGTAGTTGAGTTAGACATAGATTGGAGGTGTAACATTGACTGTTAGGATTGGGAGAGAAATTGCTCATTTGTGATGAGGGCTAATTTTTGactcttaggatatttatggtGTGGTGGTCCCTGAGAAGACGAGTGATTGTACATCTTATTTTCTCCCAGTAGTTTTCTGTTTGCTGTATACAAGAAACTAAAATAAACTAGATTGAGTGATGTGTTCCTTCCTTGGAGTTGAGAGGGTTCTCTAGAAGCATTCGTGTTGCAGGGTTAACTGATGTTTCTTACCTGACCATTTAGATTTTAGATTCAGTATGTCCTTGCTTCTCTTTATGTTTCACTTGATCCTGCATGCATGGTGAGCTCTTGGAAGAATCAAGCATGCTTAAAGTCAATGTGGTTGCTCGTGGATATAGGTGGAATTTCATCTCTCCTGGTTTCCCCTTTAAAAGGGAAAATATACATCAATCATTTTATGGGGTAATTTGTGTAGTTTATTTGACAACAGAGATTATAATAAGCTAGAACTTTTTTTCATAGCATATAAGCATGGTAGAGTGATGCAATGAACTGGATGGTTTGTACAATTTTTATCTCATAGGCACAGGACTGCTTTGTTGCTTCTCATTTTTTTCCGATGCTAAATTGCTTCCCAAGCCACCTTCAGTATTGCACTTGAACCTCTTGGTGTTGCTTTTATGTGATAGCATTCGTCACCCATGCTGcagaatacatttgagaatttGTTCCCGAGATGTACATCCATGTTAATTGTCTGAAGCTTTTCTACCAAACGTTCTGAAAATGATTTAACTTGTCTGAAGCTGAAGTGTTTTCTGTGAAAAGTTCTGAAGATGACCAAACAGTATTTGTGAAATATAAGCATGTGTTTCTTGGACAGCTCAGTTCATGTGTTTACACTTTTTATTACACTTTATTGTGTTTGGTTAGAAATTTTGACCCGTAGAACATACAAAGGCATATTTTTCCAGCTTATGTTGGTCATTTAAGCAGCACTAATTTTATTCAGATTAGGTTTGGATAGGTTGGTCCAGTAAGATAAGAAATTAAGAATTTTTTGTAAGAAATTATACGAATTTATGATTTGCTTTGCTATTAACACAAAAGGAGAAAAACTCTAGATTTCTATGGAAACAGCTTGTACAAAAATCAATTGATTATTCTAGTTTACTTAGGAATTAGATCATTGCAGGGTTAACTATTTCAATGAATTGACAATAGTTTATATGAggcagaaaaagaaaatttatttgTAATGCCAATTATAAGATCTGGTTCTTACATCATTCTACATGCAAGTATAGTTTAATTGTAAAATACTAGGTTTTTGATGGGTGGAATCGTCTCTTTCTAAAAGCATTTTCTTTTTGCCCCCTTTTTCTGGCATAAACTTTCACAAGGAAGTTAGGATGTTGATTTAATCATCCAGGTTTACTAGAGCTCAACTTTGTGCCTCCCTTTTTTATTCCCTTTATATAATAATTGTCTATCCAAATTGACTAGGACTATGAGCTGATATGTGCAACACTGAGGTTTCATTGCAAAATCTCTCTAGTACCTCTACTTTTAGTGACTGTTTAATTGTTTATAGTTCTGTCGTTGATGCAACAGGCAAGTCTCAATAGAGGAAGGAGAAGCCAAAGCACTAGATCTTGGTGTCATGTTTATTGAAACAAGTGCTAAAGCTGGCTTCAACGTAAAGGTGTGTTTCTCTCAGAAGATTGCTTTTGCCTCTTTCATTGAAGCGGACAGTGTGGCCTGCAGACTAGGATGCCAGCTTTTGTATCAGAGAACATACTGCTGCAAACTTTGCTATATACATCTAGCCTAAGGAGGTGCATAACCTCCAACAGGCTGCTCCGTGAAATTGCCTACAACACTCAACTGCTTTGGAGGCATGCTTAACAGAATTTTGCTGTCTGATCAAGAGCATTAAAGATGGAATATGAATTTTGTTGTCCTTGATAAAAAATTCTTGAACTTATGTTGAACAAGAGACGGATACGTATGGATTGCAAAATGATGTTGGTGCAGCAATATGGATTGCTTATGCAAATAAGTGTGTGCGTCTTGAGAACCAACCTGATCCAGTGCATCTGTAGTGGAACACCAGTTTAGCAAGAAGGAAATAACTGTCACTAAATATATtaggaacaaaagaaaaatctctAGCTAACAGTTTCCCAAGTGTGTCGCTTtcgttgtttttgtttttgtgatttttcattttatatattggtacattttttttttcaactaatTCTCTTAAAAATGGCAACAAAATAACTGCTTTCTCACTTCAGGCATTGTTCCGGAAGATTGCTGCTGCACTGCCAGGGATGGAGACTCTCTCATCGACAAAGCAGGAAGACATGGTTGATGTGAACTTGAAGGCCACCAGTGCGAATTCATCCCAGTCACAGGGATCATCTGGAGGATGCACTTGCTGACCCACGCATCCAGGTCCTGTTACATTGCTCTTACTAATTCATGCGAGATACTATCAAATTTTGTCTGCTTTATCACCTTTCTTTTTAAAGCTGCATGGACCTACttagaaaaggaaaaggtgGCTGAGGTTCTGTTGGGTGAATCAGTCTCTTGTCAGTGTGTTTTGTTGTATTTATTTCTAGCATGTTCATATATAATTTCTAGTTCATCAAGAGATCTTGTAGTTTTGTAAATGCGGACGGGGGTATCAAATGGACTGTCAGAAACACTTCAAACAATTGTAGGCACAGGTGCTGCAGCCAATTCCTGGCGGCAGTGATATAGATAGAAAATGTGTAGTCCGATCGTTGTTGACATGCTCATGTTTATTACCTGAACTGCTGGTGGTGACATCTTTGCATCATTATTGGAAGTTTCTCGTCCTGGACTACTATGGGAAGGTTTTACCTTTGATCTCTGCTGCCGTTCATCACGGTGCAAGTaaagataattttgatttaaactACTCGTCCTGAATCCTCCACAAATCTACTTCTATGTCTTGATTATGTGATGGCTGTTATAAGTTGGGTGGGATCATAAAATTCGACCTGAGTGGTGtcaggagaaaagaagagggattTCATGTGCTTTTGGTGCTTTAGACATTTGTCACTTGCCATCTATGAATATTTTCAACAGCCCCGCTGTCTGATTTGAGAGGAATTCTATGAACCCTTGCAATTCGTTATATACAAATTGGTCCTTCACTAGAAACACATATGATAGTCTTGTTGCTTTGCTTTCTTAGAATATGTAATACATTTTTAACGTGTACTATGTCAATATGTTACAAAATTCATATTgctccagtttttttttttctctgcatCTCTAGACTCATTGCAGAGAGAGAAATATGAAGAATTTATGCGTCAAATTATGATTAACGAAGTATGTGGAGGAGATATGCTCGTTAGGTTCTAGAGGATATTCTCGTGGTGCACATTTTCCTCGATCTATCGACAAAGATATCCGATCTCATTCATTAAGGTCTGCAGCTAATCGTCCAGAACGTTGGGATAGGACTGATTCATTGCTTAAGAATTGTTGAGAGAGTTgtatgaaataaataaaaatgtgaaaaaagagaataaaaataaaaaagcggcaGGGCCACCAAGATAGGGAAAAGAGAAGTGGGGAAATCCTTGTGCACCAACGGAGGAAGGGGCCAGTTTTATTAGAAACCAATCAGGTAAATATCGTTCACAAATGGCAACAGCAGCTAAGCGGAAGACTCTCCCCTCGTACTCTCAACAAGACTGAAGAGTCCCATTCTTCACCCTCCTGTAATCCAGTCCTCCACTCGCTCTGATACGGGAAAAGAAGCATACAGGCTCCACTATTTTTTTTCAGGAAAAATAAGATACCAATATTTGAATGCTAAATTGCCGAgctagcatcaatatttctaaAATCAGACCAGACAACAAACTAGCAAGCTATCCAGTCCCGAATCGATCGATCAGATTGGTCCAACAGGTTGGTCCAAAATTTACAGGTAGTctatggctaatatgatgaaaggAAGAATCCAAGTTCTCActcaaagaggaggaggagaaagagaggagtaCAATCATCATGGTGGAGGAGTGAGACATCGATGAGGACATGCAAAGAGGAGGGCACATCGGTGTCGCCTCTATCGGCGACTATGGAGACTTGGCGGTGGTATCACAACTGAGGTTGAGTGGAGGAAAAGGGAGGAAAGTAAGGATATTAGCGGTAAGAGATTATAAAGAGCGACTGAGGGAATCCAAGAACAGCAAAGTGCCTCACCCTTCGATTACATTAGTCCTAGGGCTGGATCGAGGACTACTTTTAAACCGGTCGAACTGGTTGGATTTAAATATCTATGAAACTGGATCAGGTGACCTGTTAGTGATTAAATCGGTCGAACCGACTGATCCCGTCCTATTTTAAAAATGTTAGTCATCATTAATATGCACTTGGAATTTTCTGTTCAACCGCTGCCCTAGAGCGTTTTTCCTAAAATTGCTTTTATAGACGGAAAACTATGGCTTCCATATAATTATTCAATTACTTGAAAAGTCTTTCTATTGGCTTCCACAAAACTTCAATATATATGCTCTCAAcattgaaatattttaatttcaTTTTAGCATACCCGAGTCATTCCTTAAAAATGTTTCCTGATAATTATAAACTTTTACCAGTAGCGAAGCATATCCCCCGTATTCATCTTTAAGTATAAAAACTAAACACATGTTTAACTAGCAACCTTGCTTCTAAACTgttattactttctttttctttttttttttgggtacaattgCTGCTCACCCATCCTACTCTGGTAGAGATGCAACCAGCTGTTGTTATTTTTTTGTCATCCAAAAAGCAGTGTATTTAGGACAAACTTTTCACACAATACCTTGGAACGCTAGTTATATACAGACAGCGTGTTACCTAGGCCAACATGTGCTGAGAGCTCACTAAAACGAATAAGCTGCAACAATTACATCAATTATTGGATAACTCTAGTATGGCCGATCAACAAAATACGCATTTTGGTTGACCATCAAAAGTCAACGCCGTAGAATCTGTTCATGCCCAAAGAATAGTTGACCATAAACAATGCTAGCCATGTTGGTATCAAGATTTTTAAGTACCTCGTTATCCCACCTAACACGGTTGTCTTTTATAACATTacaaaaactattatttatctaaaaagtatctttatttaatttttatatttaaatattattaaaaacttAAAAAGGATGGTTGAAACCATTATAGTGAATGTTATCATGGTCAGGGCACTATTATTTAAACCTATGATAGGTATTCACCATTATATGTATGAATTATGAAAAGCCATTTGAAGATatcaatattattattttgttacGCCAGCATGCGTTGTAGAAATTTTAAACAGATATAGAGAATTTTTAAGTGGATAAGCACTAAGCCTGCAACCCGGTGCAAGCTAGATGTGGGTCCCGCTTCACATTGTTTTGGCTTTGAATGGTTCTACTTCATCGGACAGAGACGAGTCACGAGTCTTCACAAGACTTACTAATAACTCCAATTGTTTTGGCTTTGAATAGTTCCACTCTATCGGACAGAGAAGAGCCCCGAGTCCTTCACAAGTCTTAATAACTATCTCTATTATATAATAACGAAAAAATAAATTAGACGAGAGGAACTACAAATTTTCTCATACCAACATTAGCATTAGTTTTAAAATAGTATTCGATTTGAAAAGATGATGTGACGGAGGATTAAGGGCAAACTCGACGCTTAAAGCTCGGCACGAGAAAATTTCTAAGCTTTCATCATTTGAAcgttaaaaattgaaaatttaaacGCACATCAATGATTATTTTCGTGGCGATTCCAAAcactaaaaatataataaacgcACACCATTAACTTCCTTTCTTCACACAcagatataaatatatatatatatatatatatatatatatatatatatatataagctacTTAATTAAAATCCAATAAAAAATTGACCTTTTTTCCTTAAAATAAAAAGGGCAGACGTGGCAAAGGGGGGAGAGGCAGGGTAAAAGCGTCATCGGAACTTACCAAAGTCCACCAGCTTCCTCGACCGGCTCGGGCCGATCGCGGCGGCCCCGCCGGACAGGTGGCAGCGGTGGTGCGGCTTTAGGGTGCTCCGGAGCTCTCCGGAGAACCCCACCTCCGCTGCCTCCTGGCTCCTCCAGTGGCCGTGGCTCACCCTCACCAGCGGGCTCAGGCAGACGGCGAAGCCCGCGAGGCCCCCGCTTCGGTGGTGGTGTTGGCACGCAGCCGGCCGCCGCATCGTCGACGGAGTCGATCTCCAGCACCTGCCCGGCGACTCCGCGGCGCACTCGTTTCCCGACGGGGAGCAATCCGTGTCCGGCGACATTCCCCGGTCCATCGCGGGGCACGACCTTCTCTCGGCCGCCTCCTCCCCGGAGAATAGCCTcgaattcttcttcttccggtgGCCGTGGACGAGAACCGAGAGCCAAGAACTCGATCTGGGAGTCTCCGAGATACCGGGACCGGGCTCGGCTTTCTCGGATCTTGAGAGCCCGAACAGGGACGATAGAAGAGATGACTTCCCGGAGCCCCTCCTCCAGAagccgccggcggcggcggtggaggaGGACGGGCCGACCCGAGGGGTGCTGAAGACGACGCCTGAGAGGCGGCAGGGGGTTGGGTCGGCGGATCGGCGGCGGGAGACGTAGGGAGAGACGGATCGGGGGAACTGAAGGCCCGGCGGAGGTGGCGGGGGCTCCGGCTTCCGGCGGTGGTCCGGCGCGTCGTCGGCCTGATCGGCAAGGAGGGCGAGGAGGCGCTCGCGGAGGCAGGGGCCGCAGACGCCGACGGCGTTCTCGGAGGGATGGCGCTTGCACCTCATCTACCGCTCCCCTCTCGTCTCTTCCGCCATTATAGATCCGATGGAACAAACAAGCTATCAACACCTAGAATTCCAGCCCGAGGTTTGGTTAGCGTCTGGTGTTCTATTAATTCCTTTTCttatttgttttaatttt
Proteins encoded in this window:
- the LOC113462560 gene encoding ras-related protein RABH1b-like, with protein sequence MAPVSALAKYKLVFLGDQSVGKTSIITRFMYDKFDNTYQATIGIDFLSKTMYLEDRTVRLQLWDTAGQERFRSLIPSYIRDSSVAVIVYDVSSRQSFLNTSKWIEEVRSERGSDVIIVLVGNKTDLVDKRQVSIEEGEAKALDLGVMFIETSAKAGFNVKALFRKIAAALPGMETLSSTKQEDMVDVNLKATSANSSQSQGSSGGCTC
- the LOC103704722 gene encoding uncharacterized protein LOC103704722 — protein: MRCKRHPSENAVGVCGPCLRERLLALLADQADDAPDHRRKPEPPPPPPGLQFPRSVSPYVSRRRSADPTPCRLSGVVFSTPRVGPSSSTAAAGGFWRRGSGKSSLLSSLFGLSRSEKAEPGPGISETPRSSSWLSVLVHGHRKKKNSRLFSGEEAAERRSCPAMDRGMSPDTDCSPSGNECAAESPGRCWRSTPSTMRRPAACQHHHRSGGLAGFAVCLSPLVRVSHGHWRSQEAAEVGFSGELRSTLKPHHRCHLSGGAAAIGPSRSRKLVDFGKFR